From Streptomyces sp. NBC_01460, a single genomic window includes:
- the map gene encoding type I methionyl aminopeptidase, protein MSGQSLLAPGEITPVRSVPGKIRRPEYVGKPAPAPYTGPEVQDSDTVERMRIAGRIAAQAMEEAAKHIAPGVTTDELDRVAHEFMVDHGAYPSTLGYRGFPKSLCTSLNEVICHGIPDSTVLRDGDIVNLDVTAYIDGVHGDNNATYLCGDVDEESRLLVERTRESLNRAVKAVRPGRQINVIGRVIESYAKRFGYGVVRDFTGHGINSSFHSGLIIPHYDSPHATTVMQPGMTFTIEPMLTLGTHDYDMWEDGWTVVTKDRKRTAQFEHTLVVTETGAEILTLP, encoded by the coding sequence ATGTCTGGCCAGTCGCTGCTCGCACCAGGGGAGATCACTCCCGTCCGTTCCGTCCCCGGAAAGATCCGGCGCCCCGAGTACGTGGGGAAGCCCGCCCCGGCCCCGTACACCGGGCCGGAGGTCCAGGACTCCGACACCGTGGAGCGCATGCGGATCGCGGGCCGTATCGCGGCGCAGGCGATGGAGGAGGCCGCCAAGCACATCGCCCCGGGGGTCACGACCGACGAACTCGACCGGGTCGCGCACGAGTTCATGGTGGACCACGGGGCCTACCCGTCGACCCTGGGCTACCGGGGCTTCCCGAAGTCGCTCTGCACCTCGCTCAACGAGGTCATCTGCCACGGCATCCCCGACTCCACCGTCCTGCGTGACGGCGACATCGTGAACCTCGACGTCACCGCGTACATCGACGGCGTGCACGGCGACAACAACGCCACCTACCTCTGCGGCGACGTCGACGAGGAGTCGCGCCTCCTCGTGGAGCGCACCCGGGAGTCACTGAACCGCGCCGTCAAGGCGGTGCGGCCCGGGCGGCAGATCAACGTGATCGGGCGCGTCATCGAGTCGTACGCGAAGCGGTTCGGCTACGGGGTGGTGCGGGACTTCACCGGGCACGGGATCAACTCCTCGTTCCACTCCGGTCTGATCATCCCGCACTACGACAGCCCGCACGCCACGACCGTGATGCAGCCCGGGATGACCTTCACCATCGAGCCGATGCTGACGCTCGGCACCCACGACTACGACATGTGGGAGGACGGCTGGACCGTGGTCACGAAGGACCGGAAGCGGACCGCGCAGTTCGAGCACACACTGGTGGTGACCGAGACCGGGGCGGAGATCCTGACTCTCCCGTAG
- a CDS encoding biliverdin-producing heme oxygenase, which produces MDSTATTTPFSTLIRTASHEQHTEAESSTFMSDMLGGRLGVAAYTRYTEQLWFVYRALEDGAETLREDPVAGPFIQPELMRTAELERDLAHLRGENWREGLEPLPATAAYAARVAECARDWPAGYVAHHYTRYLGDLSGGQIIRGTAEKTWGFERKGDGVRFYVFEQISNPAAFKRDYRELLDAVNADDLEKQRIVDECKRAFALNTAVFHELGEAFPLSA; this is translated from the coding sequence TTGGACTCGACCGCCACCACCACGCCCTTCTCGACCCTCATCCGCACCGCGTCGCACGAGCAGCACACGGAGGCCGAGTCCTCGACCTTCATGAGCGACATGCTCGGCGGCCGGCTCGGGGTGGCCGCGTACACGCGCTACACCGAGCAGCTGTGGTTCGTCTACCGGGCGCTGGAGGACGGTGCGGAGACCCTGCGCGAGGACCCGGTCGCCGGGCCCTTCATCCAGCCGGAGCTCATGCGCACGGCCGAGCTGGAGCGCGACCTGGCCCATCTGCGGGGCGAGAACTGGCGCGAGGGCCTGGAGCCGCTGCCGGCCACCGCCGCGTACGCCGCACGGGTCGCCGAGTGCGCCCGGGACTGGCCCGCCGGATACGTCGCGCACCACTACACGCGGTACCTCGGGGACCTCTCGGGCGGCCAGATCATCCGCGGCACCGCGGAGAAGACCTGGGGCTTCGAGCGCAAGGGCGACGGGGTGCGGTTCTACGTGTTCGAGCAGATCTCCAACCCGGCCGCCTTCAAGCGGGACTACCGGGAGCTGCTGGACGCGGTGAACGCCGACGACCTGGAGAAGCAGCGCATCGTCGACGAGTGCAAGCGCGCCTTCGCGCTGAACACCGCCGTCTTCCACGAGCTCGGCGAGGCCTTCCCGCTCAGCGCGTAG
- a CDS encoding PhzF family phenazine biosynthesis protein: protein MNDFDVPEGIDVLRVFCGPDGRHGNALGVVRDGRRYPDNESRQALARKLGFSETVFVDDPERGTVDIRTPGLRLPFAGHPLVGAAWLLDLEVLELPVGDVTARQDGEFTWITARPEWAPPRRLERYASAAEVEALTGPPPGEGWLYVWAWEDEAAGRVRARAFPRRDDGVDEDEATGAAAMLLSAELGRALNITQGHGSQILTAPAPDGTMEVGGRVLLVVTS, encoded by the coding sequence GTGAACGACTTCGACGTACCCGAAGGCATCGACGTACTGCGTGTGTTCTGCGGACCGGACGGCCGCCACGGCAACGCGCTCGGCGTCGTGCGCGACGGGCGCAGGTACCCCGACAACGAGTCCCGGCAGGCGCTCGCGCGGAAGCTCGGCTTCAGCGAGACGGTGTTCGTGGACGACCCGGAGCGCGGCACCGTCGACATCCGCACCCCCGGGCTGCGGCTCCCGTTCGCCGGGCATCCGCTCGTCGGAGCCGCCTGGCTGCTCGACCTGGAGGTCCTGGAGCTGCCGGTCGGGGACGTGACGGCACGCCAGGACGGCGAGTTCACCTGGATCACGGCCCGCCCGGAGTGGGCGCCGCCGAGGCGGCTGGAGCGGTACGCGTCGGCCGCGGAGGTCGAGGCGCTGACGGGACCGCCGCCCGGCGAGGGCTGGCTCTACGTCTGGGCCTGGGAGGACGAGGCCGCCGGCCGCGTGCGGGCGCGGGCCTTCCCGCGCCGCGACGACGGCGTCGACGAGGACGAGGCGACGGGCGCCGCGGCCATGCTGCTGAGCGCGGAGCTCGGACGGGCCCTCAACATCACACAAGGACACGGCTCCCAGATCCTCACCGCACCCGCGCCGGACGGCACGATGGAGGTCGGGGGCCGCGTCCTTCTGGTGGTCACGTCCTGA
- a CDS encoding HtaA domain-containing protein, protein MAANRRPIALATAVATAAALGATFALPALAADKVTPAATMELTDGTLDWGFKESFRRYIGGAGTITVKDGATQAAGNGVFTFGNGRGTYDTTTHGTDTAFDGSVNFNAHGGVLDITLFDVKVSTSGTAGAVTVDLKTPQGTQDDVAFAALDLSAVRPGQGEGGAMVFKDIPSKLTKAGSTAFNGMYGEGEVLDPVTLSVKAVTTPPTEEPTKEPTKEPTKEPTKEPTQKPTDEPTKEPTGKPTATPTDKPTTPASPNPSASATTPAAVRGEVVDGTLDWGVKESFRSYVTGPVANGTVETSGGATASGAGYRFPDATGTFDADEQTLDAEFGGTVRFLGHKEGDAYTLDLSLTGLEVQVKDGAGTLVADVASKDRATKKVTTYTGLAVADLKLPGGELAAKGGVVTLSDVPATLTADGTEAFGGMYAKGTPLDALTVSVALDEDAELPGGTGGSGGTGGTGGSGTTSGGTSGGGTVGGGGTVGGSSSLASTGSGLPAGALFAASGVVVAAGAGVMIAARRRRTV, encoded by the coding sequence ATGGCAGCCAACCGCCGCCCCATAGCCCTCGCCACAGCCGTCGCCACCGCGGCCGCCCTCGGCGCGACGTTCGCCCTTCCCGCCCTCGCCGCCGACAAGGTGACGCCCGCGGCCACGATGGAGCTGACGGACGGCACGCTCGACTGGGGCTTCAAGGAGTCCTTCCGCAGATACATCGGCGGCGCCGGCACGATCACCGTCAAGGACGGCGCCACCCAGGCGGCGGGCAACGGGGTCTTCACGTTCGGCAACGGCAGGGGTACCTACGACACCACCACCCACGGCACCGACACCGCCTTCGACGGCAGCGTCAACTTCAACGCCCACGGTGGCGTCCTCGACATCACCCTCTTCGACGTGAAGGTCTCGACGAGCGGCACGGCCGGCGCCGTCACGGTCGACCTGAAGACCCCGCAGGGCACCCAGGACGACGTCGCGTTCGCCGCGCTCGACCTGTCGGCGGTCCGGCCCGGGCAGGGCGAGGGCGGCGCGATGGTCTTCAAGGACATCCCCTCGAAGCTGACGAAGGCCGGCTCGACCGCCTTCAACGGCATGTACGGGGAGGGTGAGGTCCTGGACCCGGTCACGCTGTCGGTCAAGGCGGTCACGACGCCCCCGACCGAGGAGCCCACGAAGGAGCCGACGAAGGAACCGACGAAGGAGCCGACGAAGGAGCCCACCCAGAAGCCCACCGACGAGCCGACGAAGGAGCCCACCGGGAAGCCGACGGCCACCCCCACGGACAAGCCCACCACCCCGGCCTCCCCGAACCCCTCCGCGTCGGCCACCACCCCGGCGGCCGTACGGGGTGAGGTCGTCGACGGCACCCTGGACTGGGGCGTGAAGGAGTCCTTCCGCTCGTACGTCACCGGCCCCGTCGCGAACGGCACGGTCGAGACGTCGGGCGGCGCCACCGCCTCGGGCGCGGGCTACCGCTTCCCGGACGCGACCGGCACCTTCGACGCCGACGAGCAGACGCTGGACGCCGAGTTCGGCGGCACCGTCCGCTTCCTGGGCCACAAGGAGGGCGACGCCTACACACTCGACCTCTCCCTCACGGGACTCGAGGTCCAGGTGAAGGACGGCGCCGGAACCCTGGTCGCCGACGTCGCGAGCAAGGACCGCGCGACCAAGAAGGTCACCACGTACACCGGCCTCGCCGTCGCCGACCTGAAGCTCCCCGGTGGTGAACTCGCAGCGAAGGGTGGCGTGGTGACTCTCTCGGACGTGCCCGCCACTCTGACCGCGGACGGCACCGAGGCGTTCGGCGGCATGTACGCCAAGGGCACCCCGCTCGACGCCCTGACCGTCTCCGTCGCCCTCGACGAGGACGCCGAACTCCCCGGCGGCACCGGCGGATCGGGCGGTACGGGCGGCACCGGCGGCAGCGGGACCACGTCCGGCGGCACGTCCGGCGGCGGCACCGTGGGCGGCGGCGGCACCGTGGGTGGTTCGAGCTCCCTCGCCTCCACCGGATCCGGCCTGCCGGCCGGTGCGCTGTTCGCCGCCTCCGGCGTCGTCGTCGCGGCGGGCGCCGGCGTGATGATCGCCGCACGCCGCCGCCGGACCGTCTGA
- a CDS encoding HtaA domain-containing protein: MPSSRSVRALAVALLAVLPGALLPAAAAQAASRTVQGGRLDWGIKSSFQSYVTGPIAHGSWSLTGGAATVGGSQFRFHSATGSYDPSSGAFRAGFSGGVHFVGHRQAGGGNELDLTISRPTVRISGGAGTLHADMVSKERGSGRVTTASQVPLATLGLSGIDMKGGSTPLGLDNVPATLTSQGATAFAGYYAAGTPLDPVSLSVDTKAPAAAKPSKSPASSPSPSAKKKETAGRFEDAAVDWGVRRTFREYVTGPIGRGRWTLADGAQDGGAVFRFPRGKGTYDAGRKELDAAFAGSVRFTGADGLDLELAGFAARVASGKGTLLADVTRGGATDKAVPLVTFAAGDLAPEDGLALLAEAPATLTAAGAEAFGSLYKAGTAMDPVSLAVVVDAKAELPALPDLGSAAEPSDAPATPSDATPAAAEPVAAESGSRTPLAVGGGAALIAAVAAVLYAARRRRRTARNT; encoded by the coding sequence ATGCCGTCGTCCCGATCCGTCCGCGCGCTCGCCGTCGCGCTCCTCGCGGTGCTGCCCGGAGCACTGCTCCCGGCCGCCGCCGCGCAGGCGGCGAGCCGCACGGTGCAGGGCGGCCGGCTGGACTGGGGCATCAAGTCCTCCTTCCAGAGCTACGTCACCGGGCCTATCGCCCACGGCAGTTGGAGCCTGACCGGCGGGGCCGCGACGGTCGGCGGAAGCCAGTTCCGCTTCCACTCGGCCACCGGCTCCTACGACCCGTCGAGCGGCGCCTTCCGGGCCGGGTTCTCCGGCGGGGTCCACTTCGTGGGTCACCGGCAGGCCGGCGGCGGCAACGAGCTCGACCTCACCATCAGCCGCCCCACGGTCCGGATCTCGGGAGGCGCCGGGACGCTGCACGCCGACATGGTCAGCAAGGAGCGGGGAAGCGGCCGGGTCACCACCGCGTCCCAGGTGCCGCTGGCCACCCTCGGCCTCTCCGGGATCGACATGAAGGGCGGCTCCACGCCTCTCGGCCTCGACAACGTCCCGGCGACGCTCACTTCGCAGGGTGCGACCGCCTTCGCCGGCTACTACGCGGCCGGGACACCGCTGGACCCGGTCAGCCTCTCCGTCGACACGAAGGCACCGGCTGCCGCGAAGCCGTCGAAGTCCCCGGCGTCCTCCCCTTCGCCCTCCGCGAAGAAGAAGGAGACCGCGGGCCGCTTCGAGGACGCCGCCGTGGACTGGGGCGTGCGCCGCACCTTCCGCGAGTACGTCACCGGCCCCATCGGACGCGGCAGGTGGACCCTCGCCGACGGCGCCCAGGACGGCGGGGCCGTCTTCCGCTTCCCCCGGGGCAAGGGCACGTACGACGCCGGGAGGAAGGAGCTGGACGCCGCCTTCGCGGGCAGTGTCCGCTTCACCGGAGCGGACGGTCTGGACCTGGAACTCGCCGGGTTCGCCGCGCGGGTCGCCTCCGGCAAGGGCACGCTCCTGGCGGACGTCACCAGGGGCGGCGCGACCGACAAGGCCGTTCCGCTCGTCACCTTCGCCGCCGGGGACCTCGCCCCCGAGGACGGTCTCGCCCTCCTCGCCGAGGCCCCCGCGACGCTCACCGCGGCCGGGGCCGAGGCCTTCGGCTCCCTCTACAAGGCCGGCACCGCGATGGACCCGGTCTCCCTCGCCGTCGTCGTCGACGCGAAGGCGGAACTGCCCGCGCTGCCCGACCTGGGCAGCGCGGCCGAACCGTCCGACGCGCCCGCGACGCCGTCCGACGCGACCCCTGCCGCCGCCGAGCCGGTGGCAGCGGAGTCCGGCTCCCGTACCCCTCTCGCCGTCGGGGGCGGGGCCGCGCTGATCGCGGCCGTCGCCGCCGTCCTGTACGCGGCGCGCCGCCGCCGCCGTACGGCACGGAACACCTGA
- a CDS encoding heme/hemin ABC transporter substrate-binding protein — protein MRSPQYSAAAGRRAVRRRTGRLGTLAVAVTLAAALTGCDTGTPAGRAAATPSASATADAVEPLAGAPEPRLPVTVRSADGKDVTVTSADRIVPLTGSLSEIVFTLGFGEQVVARDITATFEQAEKLPVVTRAHDVSAEGVLSLRPTVVLADTTTGPAEALSQIRDAGIALVVVDPAKELADVGRRIDAVAAALGVESAGDELEARTRSRIAAVRKTIPARPEDDGPRVAFLYLRGTASVYLLGGGASGASSLLEAAGAVDAGKASGLTKDFTAITSEALAEAAPDAILVMTKGLDSVGGVDGLVRIPGVAETPAGMDRRVVSIDDGVLLNYGPRTDRVLAELVEQLYPEEGKGA, from the coding sequence GTGCGTTCTCCCCAGTACTCCGCCGCGGCGGGCCGAAGAGCCGTGCGACGGCGCACCGGCCGGCTCGGGACCCTGGCCGTCGCCGTGACGCTCGCGGCGGCCCTGACCGGATGCGACACGGGAACGCCCGCCGGGCGGGCCGCCGCCACGCCGTCCGCCTCCGCGACGGCCGACGCCGTGGAGCCGCTGGCCGGGGCGCCCGAGCCGCGGCTGCCCGTCACGGTGCGCTCGGCGGACGGCAAGGACGTCACCGTCACCTCCGCGGACCGGATCGTCCCGCTCACCGGATCGCTCAGCGAGATCGTGTTCACGCTCGGATTCGGCGAGCAGGTGGTGGCCCGCGACATCACCGCGACCTTCGAACAGGCCGAGAAGCTGCCGGTCGTGACGCGCGCTCATGACGTCTCGGCCGAGGGCGTGCTGTCCCTGCGGCCGACGGTCGTCCTCGCGGACACCACGACGGGGCCCGCCGAGGCCCTGTCCCAGATCCGTGACGCGGGGATCGCCCTGGTCGTCGTCGACCCCGCGAAGGAACTCGCCGACGTGGGCCGCAGGATCGACGCCGTGGCCGCGGCCCTCGGCGTGGAGTCGGCGGGCGACGAGCTGGAGGCGCGGACTCGGTCGCGCATCGCCGCCGTGCGGAAGACGATTCCCGCGCGCCCGGAGGACGACGGACCACGCGTCGCCTTCCTCTATCTGCGCGGCACGGCCTCCGTCTATCTGCTGGGCGGCGGCGCGTCCGGGGCGAGTTCGCTGCTCGAAGCGGCGGGAGCCGTCGACGCGGGCAAGGCCTCCGGGCTGACGAAGGACTTCACGGCCATCACCAGCGAGGCGCTCGCCGAAGCGGCACCGGACGCGATCCTCGTCATGACCAAGGGCCTCGACTCCGTGGGCGGCGTCGACGGCCTGGTGAGGATCCCCGGGGTCGCGGAGACACCCGCGGGGATGGACCGCCGGGTCGTCTCGATCGACGACGGGGTGCTGCTGAACTACGGACCGCGCACCGACCGGGTCCTGGCCGAACTGGTCGAGCAGCTCTATCCCGAGGAAGGGAAGGGCGCGTGA
- a CDS encoding FecCD family ABC transporter permease, with protein sequence MTTASYGTSATEAGDAPARRGRAFVLTVALSAALLVGCLLSAGLGAYDIPLGDVLSSVQHRAGLGGQALDRVGESVLWNVRLPRVVLALLVGSSLGCAGALMQGVFGNPLAEPGVIGISSGAAVGAVASIALGLTFFGTWTITVCAFVSGLATVLLVYALSRSGGRTEVVTLILTGIAVNAFAGALIGVFIFFADNAQITQITFWQLGSLSQATWPRVLAVLPCAVLGLLVAPFHARKLDLLALGERPARHLGVDVERLRIVLVLVVALLTAAAVAVAGIISFVGLLVPHLLRMANGPGHRFLVPGSALGGALVLVAGDLAARTVAAPAELPLGVLTALLGSPFFFWLLRRTRRKQGGWA encoded by the coding sequence GTGACGACCGCCTCGTACGGCACGTCCGCCACCGAGGCCGGGGACGCCCCGGCGCGGCGCGGGAGGGCCTTCGTCCTCACGGTCGCCCTGTCCGCCGCGCTGCTCGTCGGCTGCCTGCTCTCCGCCGGGCTCGGCGCGTACGACATCCCGCTCGGCGACGTCCTCTCCTCCGTCCAGCACCGCGCGGGCCTCGGCGGGCAGGCCCTGGACCGGGTCGGTGAGAGCGTCCTGTGGAACGTACGGCTGCCGAGGGTCGTCCTCGCCCTGCTCGTCGGCTCCTCCCTCGGCTGCGCCGGCGCGCTGATGCAGGGGGTGTTCGGCAATCCGCTGGCGGAGCCCGGCGTCATCGGGATCTCCTCGGGCGCGGCGGTCGGCGCCGTCGCCTCGATCGCGCTCGGGCTGACCTTCTTCGGCACCTGGACGATCACCGTCTGCGCGTTCGTCTCCGGTCTCGCCACGGTCCTGCTCGTGTACGCGCTCTCGCGCTCGGGCGGCCGGACCGAGGTGGTGACGCTGATCCTCACCGGTATCGCGGTCAACGCCTTCGCGGGCGCCCTGATCGGCGTGTTCATCTTCTTCGCCGACAACGCGCAGATCACCCAGATCACCTTCTGGCAGCTCGGCTCGCTGTCCCAGGCGACCTGGCCGAGAGTGCTCGCCGTACTGCCGTGCGCGGTACTGGGGCTCCTCGTCGCCCCCTTCCACGCAAGGAAGCTGGACCTCCTCGCGCTCGGCGAGCGGCCCGCACGGCATCTCGGCGTCGACGTCGAACGGCTGCGGATCGTGCTCGTCCTCGTCGTGGCGCTGCTGACCGCCGCGGCGGTCGCCGTCGCCGGGATCATCTCCTTCGTGGGGCTTCTCGTCCCGCACCTGCTGCGGATGGCGAACGGTCCCGGCCACCGCTTCCTCGTCCCGGGGAGCGCGCTGGGCGGCGCCCTGGTGCTGGTGGCGGGCGATCTCGCCGCGCGGACCGTCGCCGCCCCCGCCGAGCTCCCGCTCGGGGTACTGACGGCGCTCCTGGGCAGCCCGTTCTTCTTCTGGCTCCTACGCAGGACCCGTCGCAAGCAAGGTGGTTGGGCATGA
- a CDS encoding heme ABC transporter ATP-binding protein has protein sequence MNPFKALLGARGRELPSPVPLGSAAAEAAGAGVQLGGRPVLDSVELTVRAGEVLALVGPNGAGKSTLLAALAADLAVDDGAIRIGGRPVTAWSAAELALRRAVLPQSAALAFPFPVEDVVRMGRAPWAGTAREEEDDDAVAAAMAATEVGEFAARPFSALSGGERARVALARVLAQRAPLLLLDEPTAALDLRHQELVLRICRERAAAGDAVVVVLHDLGLAAAYADRAVVLHGGRVAAAGPPAEVFTDALLGEVYRQPVEVFPHPRTGVPLVVPKRLT, from the coding sequence ATGAACCCGTTCAAGGCACTGCTCGGGGCCCGCGGCCGGGAGCTGCCCTCCCCGGTCCCCCTCGGCTCCGCCGCCGCCGAGGCGGCCGGGGCAGGCGTCCAGCTCGGCGGCCGGCCGGTCCTCGACTCCGTGGAGCTGACCGTCCGGGCGGGAGAGGTGCTCGCCCTCGTCGGACCGAACGGCGCCGGGAAGTCGACGCTGCTGGCGGCACTGGCCGCCGACCTGGCCGTGGACGACGGCGCGATACGCATCGGCGGCCGGCCTGTCACGGCCTGGTCCGCCGCCGAACTGGCCCTGCGCAGGGCGGTGCTGCCGCAGTCCGCCGCACTCGCCTTCCCGTTCCCGGTCGAGGATGTCGTACGGATGGGACGGGCGCCCTGGGCGGGGACGGCCCGCGAGGAGGAGGACGACGACGCGGTCGCGGCGGCGATGGCCGCGACGGAGGTCGGTGAGTTCGCCGCCCGCCCCTTCTCCGCGCTGTCCGGCGGCGAGCGCGCCCGCGTCGCGCTGGCCCGGGTCCTCGCGCAGCGCGCACCGCTGCTGCTCCTGGACGAACCGACGGCCGCGCTGGACCTGCGCCATCAGGAGCTGGTCCTGCGGATCTGCCGCGAACGGGCCGCCGCCGGGGACGCGGTGGTCGTGGTGCTGCACGACCTGGGCCTCGCGGCGGCGTACGCGGACCGGGCCGTGGTGCTGCACGGCGGCCGCGTCGCGGCGGCCGGGCCCCCCGCCGAGGTGTTCACGGACGCGCTGCTCGGCGAGGTGTACCGGCAGCCGGTCGAGGTGTTCCCCCACCCGCGGACCGGGGTGCCGCTCGTCGTACCGAAAAGGCTTACTTGA